The Alosa alosa isolate M-15738 ecotype Scorff River chromosome 11, AALO_Geno_1.1, whole genome shotgun sequence sequence TTAGAATTGATAAAAAGTTGCAATGGCTCAAATGATCATATGCTTCTCTCAACATATTTGATGTTTAAAATCAGAGGAGGAGGCATCTCCTGTTGAGGCATCCAAccttttaccacacacacacacacacacacacacacggatataaTGTATTGATTAATTAAATGAATGAATTAGTAGAATATGAATAATTTCATACTAAAAAGTCAATTAATAGCTCACTAACAATGTTATGACACCTGTACATAGTACTGTGTAGTCCAGGTTCAGTCACAGTTCAACTTTCAAGGCAAATACATACTCAGAAGGTAGATGGTAGCCTGTTATTAAACTATGGAATTAAAACAAAACCACAAAAATGTTGAGATACAAGGGACTGTATCTCATCCTGTATGCTCTCCGAGCCCAGTAATTTCACTGAGAAGTTCAAAGATGCTCTCTGACTTTTCAGAAACTTTTGAGCGTAGTAATTTTACTGAGAAGTTCAAAGATAAAACAAGTTACAGTATACTGCATATTCACTTTACCCTAACACCACAGTAAGAACATCTATTTGTATAactaacacaaacatgcataagTCATTACATCTGAGATGTCTGGATTCGAGTAATGGTTTGCATTAATTTGCCCaaagaaacacactcacagctgCAGAAGGAACATACACTAAAAGCTGTAGATTAGTTTTTAAGGCttttacttttctttctttttttgtctcgTAATCGTCCATTCCTTAAATGTCTCATTTGAATAATTTGCTGTAAAAGCTTATCGGCATGGTGGTTTGATCATGATTCGGAGAAAAGACGTATCTCCCCCTCGAACAAAAGCAGGGGTAAAGAAGCGATTTGCATGGAGAAAGTGAAGAGGCTTGGCCTCGTCCTCTCGCTGTGtcagctctgtgtgtgagtcctcGGAGAGCCACAGGTGTTTTGGTATTCACCGTCACAAAAACAGGAATTATCGTCCACAGCCAGGCGAGACAGACATGTTTGCAATTATTTAGCAATTAGCTTTAGACTGTGAATCCTCTCGCTAATTATGGGAGCAGGCATTCTCTCTGTACACTAATGCAATCCTTATTTCCAGGAAGATCGATAGGATGGACAATTGCATTACAAGAGGAGAAAACCCCCAAAGGAGAGTTAGAGACCATATTTGCATTTGATAGAGAGAATCAAATTAGGGCCTCCTGATATACTTAAGAAGAGGACAAACAAGAGTTCAGAGAACAAGAAAAACCTTTAAACTACTTCAGAGAATAAACATGGCTGTTTTCTGCAACTTGATGAGATCCACATAAAAACTGCAGACCGGAGTACTGAAGTCTTAAAAGTGGTTCTATTAAGACACtgccacacatatacacattgtATTGAagatacagacacagatacagacatacCCATAAATAACCAAGCCAAACAAGCAAAACCATGGCTGAAAATGTCAGTTCCATGTCGGACACCCCTACCAATGTGTCCCTGGCGAGCTCAGTTGACCTGATCTCCCAGTCTCTTGAGTACAAGACCATCTCTGTGTTCCTCGTCCTGCTGGTTTGTACCGTGGGCATCGTGGGCAACATCATGGTGGTCCTGGTTGTCTTGACCACACGGCACATGCGCACGCCCACCAACTGCTACCTGGTGAGTCTAGCCGTGGCTGACCTTATGGTCCTGGTGGCAGCAGGCCTGCCCAACATCTCCGACAGCCTGACAGGAACCTGGGTGTACGGCCATGCGGGCTGCCAGGGCATCACCTACCTGCAGTACTTGGGCATCAACGTGTCCTCCTGCTCTATCACCGCTTTCACTGTGGAGAGGTGAGTGCCACCTAGTGGTAAGGAGGTGGAAGTGATGCCATCTACGAATAGTTTATATGATTTAATGAATGTTTATAAAGATCTTATTAACTCTCTATTAGCATTTATAGACATAACACTTGTAAACATCTTAAAACATCATGAGAAGTGGTACTTGAATTATGTTACTTGAATCCATTTCTTTAAATGGATACAGTCTGAAATTGAAAGAGTGATTGTTTACCATACTTCATAAATTGCATAACCAAATGTGTATGTAACATTTGCAACCCAAATGATGTCGCTACATTGTATCCCATGACAGGTATATTGCCATATGCCACCCGATGAAAGCCCAGACCGTGTGCACGGTGTCGCGAGCGAAGCGCATCATTGCAGGCGTGTGGGTCTTCACCTGTATCTACTGCATGGTGTGGTTCTTCCTTGTTGACATCCAGGTGAGCCAGCTCAGACTTGGCCCACTCCGATCGACATTCTGAAAGAACGTACACAAGTGATTGGTGCACATTCCAGTGATTCAGTGAAAGATTTGGTGAAAATATTGTGGCAGGAAAAACTCAAACAATTGTCATTCCCCAAATAGCATATCGACATTtaaaaatatagaataaaatCCCACTGTGTTTATATGTTCTGTGGGATTTGCGTAAATTGATGTCGCTTGCAGCATGCAACAACATGTCTATAAGCATGAAATGACGCTAGcctcgtgtctgtgtgtgtgtgtgtgtgtgtgtttgtgtgtgtatgtgtgtgtgtgtgtgtgtgtgtgtgtgtgtgtgtgtgtgtgtgtgtgtgtgtgtgtgtgtgtgtgtgtgtgtgtgtgtgtgtgtgtgtgtgtgtgtgtgtgtgtgtgtgtgtgtgtgtgtgtgtgtgttgccccagATGAACCCTGATGGACGTGTGCAGTGTGGCTATCGCGTGTCCCGTGACCTCTACCTCCCCATCTACCTCATCGACTTCGCCATCTTCTACGTGATCCCTCTGCTGCTCGCCATCGTGCTGTACGGCCTCATTGCCCGCATCCTGTACCTCAGCCCACTGCCCAACGCCCCGGGCTGCAGCGCTGCCACGGCAACCACGCTCCGTCGGAGCTGCAAGGAGCCCGCCAGCAATGGCAACAAGGGAGGGCGACCCAAGAGCACACTGTCATCCaggaaacaggtgtgtgtgtgtgtgtgtgtgtgttggaaagtATGTgcatacgtgtttgtgtgttcaagtTTTTGCAGGGGGAATAGGTGTAtgtatgtcgtgtgtgtgtgttgtgtgtgtgtgtatgtgtgtgtgtgtgtgtgttgtgtgtatgtgtgtgtgagtctgtgtgtgtgtgtgtgtgtgtgtgcgtgtgtgtgatgtgtgtgtgtgtgtgtgtgtgtgtgtgtgtgcttgtctgtgtgtagtgtctTTATGACCacatgggaatgtgtgtgtgtgtgtctgtgtgtgtgtgtgtgtgtgtatccattaatttgtgaatgtgtgtaagtATGCGTGTCTCCGTTAATGAATGCTGTTCATCTTCATTAGGCCGTGGCTGGCATCCAGACGCGTTGGTCATGCCTCGCCACTGCCAGTGCACTCTGCTGAGCCACTTGCAGATCACTCCGGCCAAAATATGCACCACTAGTGAGTCAACAAAGACACCACTCTGAGTGTACAATGATGAGTTTGATTTCTATCACAGTCAGGGAAAATGTAGGCCAACAAAAGTAAGCATTTTTCGGCAAGTCAGAAAAGGTGGCACTTAAAATTACCAACTTCCAAGCAATTTATTTGCTCTTTCAAAAGTCAGACCTGAATATGGCTAACAGTAGCGGGCAGCTGGTGCTCCTTTGCCGATTGAATGTGAGTGAGTTGAAGGAAAGCAATTAGGCAAGTGGACAGGATGAGGTCCAGTGGTTGTACTGTGTGAATGATTTTACGTTAgagagcagcggcagcagctgAGATGGGAATGGGAGGATGAAGAGACAGATGGTGGGTGAATGCTATCATAACCTGCCATTCACACATCGCcagacagatatgcacacacatatgcagacacacacacacacacacataaacacagctgcTTTCACACtaactcacccacacacacacacacacacacacacacacacacacacacactcaaacaaaacctcacctgcaaaaatacaaaaatacacaaacacacgaaaGCTTAAACACAGTGAAAGTGATCCAATGTGGATGGGTTCACAAGTCAGAAATTGCAGGGTTgtgtgtttttactctgtatacTGTATTTGGCTCTAAACTGAGGGTGACTGTGAAGGATCCCTGCTGCTGGATGATCAGTAAAGATTATGGTGTCCACTCATGTATTCTACTACTCTTGCAAAAGCATCGGTCACAAAGGTTTTGATCAGCAATGACTATTCAATTCGGCCctattacaaacaaacacacacaaaacccccccccccccccacacacacacacacacacacacgtggtgaCTTGTGATATGCTAATAACAGCAGCCCACACATCCTTTCTCATACTCACTCAAATTCAAATATGTTTGAGACATCAGTCACATATTTGCAATTTAGGACACTGCCGCAAGCACCAGACGTTCTTGTTGATGTTTGTTCTAGTTTACCTGTTGAGTTTGGTCTTATAGATAGTCTACCTGTTGAATTTGTTCTTGTTGAGTCTAGCAGTTGAGTTTGTTCTTGTTGATGTTTGTTCTAGTTTACCTATTGAGTTTGGTCTTATTGCTAGTCTACCTGTTGAGTTTTGTGTGGCCATCACCATCCTCTCTACCAGTAAATCATAAAGGCTACCAGCAGCCATGTAACCAAATAACGCATCTTCTCCTgctgtctcacagagggccattCACAAAGAGTTCAGAAAAGGGACTTGTGCTTTGTTTTTGGAGGACTTTGGGCCTTGATGGATGCCTTCTTTAGTCTTTTATGTATACTTTAGAACTATGGCACCATCAATTAGAGGAATCAAGTAATGATGATTATGACAGATTTATCCTGGAAGGCCATTTTCCATCCGTAATCCCAAGCCAGGCAGTCAGAGGCTGGCTATTCAAAATATCCAATGCGATAGCAGTAGTTAGCATAGTAGCAGCAATGGGTGAACACTGACAGCTAGTCATGTAGACAGGTGGGGAGGAACTTAAGAGGAATGTGCATTTGCCATCTATGCAATAATTCAGTTACAGAACACATAGTTCAGTGTCCACAGATCCACAGATCATCTGTGGTGCCATGTGAGATGACTGATGTTGGTAAGATCAccttcttttttgttttgctgtgtcgGTGAGggccatgtgtgtttgtgtgtttgtgtgtgtggtgggggggggggtctgtgtgtgtgtgtgtgtgtgtgtgtgtgtgtgtgtgtgtgtgtgtgtgtgtgtgtttgtgtgtgtgtgtgtgtgtgtgtgtgtgtgctatgctgTATGTGTGGCACCGATCACAATCTTGAAGATTTGAGAGGCCTCCACTTGAGCTGAAGATTAGCATAATATGCTCTGTGATGTTCACTGGAGTATCTTTAATGCCACTGATGATGCCAGGCTCGCAGCTCCCTCATGAATAAGCATCatctctcaatttctctctctcttctctctctttctgtctctttatccttctctctcgttcactctccctgactctctttctctcccactttattcctctctctatctctctccaactctctaGTGCTGCACCTCCCGCCTCTTGATCAGTAATGATAATCACAGAAACTTCATAAAGTTTCCCAATATGGTTTTGGGGATACCAATCAGTATTAAAGCCAACAAAAAAGGGGGTTTAATCCCCTTGTGGCTtacacccttgtgtgtgtgtgtgtgtgtgtgtgtgtaatgttatcAGCactgatttgatctcagtcctCTGTCTGTTCAGGTCTCTTCTGTTCTTTTGTGTGACCTGATCAGAAGTGGCAGATGTCTTTGTTTGCCTTGAGATGAGAGCCTTGGTTCTCCTCTGATGAGCGATCACAATGAGAGCATGCATATTCAAAATGTCAGCTCTGGTGTCTTTCTAATCCACTATAGCTGGCTTGCCAGCTCAGTGacacgctttctctctcccgACACTTGAGCCGTTTGTATGAGCGCTGCCATTGCTGTGATTATACAGTAACTCAGGAGTAACTGGCAATTACAGAGTAGTGTGTGAGGGGAACTACAgatgtggagaggaggagaggagaggaggagagaagagaagaggagaggaatagaggagaggagaaaagaggaggagaggtgagaaaaggaggggaggagaggagagaagaaatgaaaagagaagaggagagaagaggggagaggaggggaggagagtagggaagaggaggagaggagaaaaaaggagaggagaggaggggaaaggaagGGATGAGAGTAgataagaggaggagaggagagaagaaatgaaaagagaagaggagagaagaggggagaggaggggaggagagtagggaagaggaggagaggagaaaaaaggagaggagaggaggggaaaggaagggatgagagtagagaagaggaggagaggagagtaaatgagatggggggaggaggaaatgagaaaagaggagagggggagaggaggagaacacctgctcagctcagctctgccctgccctgccgtgtgagtggaggagaaggaggtgagGGGACAGGAGGAGGAATTGGAGTCTAACGGCGTTTGGCTTCGACCTGCCACACAGGGGTTCTGGAATGTCTGCGAGCAGATGTGTTCTGTCGCCATGGTCACAGAGCATGGGGTGGAGGCATGCCAGAGTGTcctactgtctctctctcttctcaatctctctttctttacttgctctctttctttgttccctctctcttcctttctctcttctgttgTCTTCATGTCTCTTGTCTGTCTTTGGGCTCTAATATGTAGGACACACAATGTGCAATGCATTACGTTAATATCGCAAGAACGAACGCAAATTCACTGAACTGGGCAAAACACTTTGCTAATTTAAAATAGCGCAACAACGTACTGCACACAAGTACTgatgcattgtttttttctttctctctatctcactttccctcctctttctctctgctttgtgctctctctttttctctctcttcttttagattctccatttctctatctctcttctttctatttatccatttctctctctctgaatgtccCCTTTTCTACACTTCCTTTCTttgttctctctttttcatccctctctccaaccttctctccctctcaccacttctttctctttcttttttttctacctTCGGATATATTTCCTGTGTGGCAACACCACTATGAGCCACCTGCCTGAGTCATTTAAAAAGGTCCAATGTCCCTGCTGGCAGCCCAGGCTCCCTCTGGAATTTTCTTTTTGACACCCTGTGTTTGAATTACTCTTTGAAGAATTCCAAAGCCTTCAGTTCACAACCAGTATGTACAGTGTTTGTTATTATATCTGCCTGCAACATTTGCTCACAGAAGGGAATTGAGTGAAAAGCTATTACTCAGTAATTGCAGATGTTTGTTGAAATGCAGAACATCGCCAGGTACATGCCTTTTTGTCATCAAGTGGGTGAGCAATTCTCCATTTTATTTTCTGCTTTGATATTCACATTGGGATTATTcttgggaaaaaaaacaatatttatttatctaaTCCTTCTGAAATCCTAGGATTCTTTGCATAAAAATCCTGGCTAAGGCGCTTCTCCTACTCGCTCTGTCAGAGATCTATCGCTCTGTCAGAGATCTATATTCTCTGAGAAAGAGTTACATAAATCCTTTTTTCTGCGTCCTACATTTGTCTGCCCTCTGTCTCTGCCCACCCCAGGTGACTAAAATGCTGGCGGTGGTGGTGATCCTGTTTGCCCTGCTGTGGATGCCCTACCGCACGCTGGTGCTTATCAACTCCTTTGTGAGCACCCCCTACTTGGACGCCTGGTTCCTGCTCTTCTGCCGCACGTGCATCTACGCCAACAGCGCCATCAACCCGGTGGTCTACAACCTCATGTCGCAGAAGTTCCGCTCGGCCTTCCGCGACCTCTACCGCTGCAAGCACCACGACGGCCACTCCCGTTCCTTCTCGCTGCTCCAGTCAGGCTACAGCATGGGCAGGGACCCCCGTTCCAACGTCAGCTGTGCCAGCGCTGGCCTAGCTAAGAGCAACGGCACCAGGGAGATGGGCAGGAAGGTGACGTTAGGGCCCGCGGCGGGGAGGACAAGCCCAGAGCCCTCCTCCGTCACACAGTGTACGGATACTGAGGAGAAGGCCTGTGGGGCCCCCAGTGACCCCACGGCTCCTGAAGCCCAGGCGGAGGCTCTCCGTGAGGGGCAGGGGAGGGCTGTGGCTAGGCAGTCCCAGGAGAAGGATGGGGTGATTAGCCATAGTGTTGTGTGAGGGGACCGCGGGCGGGTGACGAGAGGAGACAAGACGGATTGGGAAGGACCCATTTGCTATCTCAAGATTTATTTAAGATGATAGGGCCCTttcaaacacacgcatacacacacacacacacacacacacacacacacacacacgcacaaacgcacgcacgcatgcacacacgcacacacacacacacacacacacacacacaagacacaagacTTTAATTGGGCACTTTACAGTTCTGCAGCATTACTGTCACTGACATCTTACTCAAattacctcacacacacgcacgcacacacacacacacacacacacacacacacacacacacacacacaaacacagctgctGTCAGCTGATGTATATGACTCTTACCCATTAAGAACATTCCCCTGTCAAAAAACCTCTCGATGCCTCTTTTTAATGGTCATATGGATTTGAATGAATGGCAACATCAGTGACAGCCACTCAGCAGCCCAGCCTCAGCACTATGACGCATGGCCTCCTAACTCCTAAGCCATGCTGACATGGGGGTCGCGTAAACCCCTGCTCATCACCCAAACCTCCATGTGACCTGTCACTAGAGTCACAGAGGGGGCTCTGCAAAAAGCACCAGGTGGGCAATGAAAGGACTATCCCATGTAGAGCTCTGTATGACAGTCTCACACTATAGACAAAGCACTTACTTACTTAAGCTCCAAGCTCATCAGTACTGAGGACAATACTGAACTCTCAGCTGACCCCTCCATGACTGAAGGCTGTAACTGATTGAACATTAGTGTCTCCACTAATCCTCGACATGACAGGACGGAAAAAGAAAAAGGCTTGTTTTACCAGCAGACCCTATTTTCATGACATAAGTACATTATACAACCGCGCAGCAGTTTAGCTCCGTTTGTGAATGATGTTTGACACTCATTTTCAGATATTGATTGACTTGACACCACTAATGCAGCATATCCACTAAATGCAGCATTTGGCCCTGATTTCATGACTTCACTGGAAGGGGTTTGTCCAAGGGTCCAGAGGACTgcactggtctgtgtgtgtgtctctgtgtgtgtgtgtgtgtgtgtgtgtgtgtgtgtgtgtgtgtgtgtgtatttgtgagcatgtgtgtgtgtttgtgtatgaaggagagagatggggggtgcCAGCCAGGAGTGGAGCTTTACAGTGGCCCCCCTGGTCATTTGTCAGCGGAGCAGGTATGAATCATCTGATGTCTGCAGATGTTTTAGCTGCAGCTGGCAATGAGGGAACTGCTTCACAAGCACTTTGCCTTTCAAGCCAGTGCCATAACTTTGAATCATGTGCCCTTCGTACCCAAGCGTTATT is a genomic window containing:
- the trhr2 gene encoding thyrotropin releasing hormone receptor 2 — encoded protein: MAENVSSMSDTPTNVSLASSVDLISQSLEYKTISVFLVLLVCTVGIVGNIMVVLVVLTTRHMRTPTNCYLVSLAVADLMVLVAAGLPNISDSLTGTWVYGHAGCQGITYLQYLGINVSSCSITAFTVERYIAICHPMKAQTVCTVSRAKRIIAGVWVFTCIYCMVWFFLVDIQMNPDGRVQCGYRVSRDLYLPIYLIDFAIFYVIPLLLAIVLYGLIARILYLSPLPNAPGCSAATATTLRRSCKEPASNGNKGGRPKSTLSSRKQVTKMLAVVVILFALLWMPYRTLVLINSFVSTPYLDAWFLLFCRTCIYANSAINPVVYNLMSQKFRSAFRDLYRCKHHDGHSRSFSLLQSGYSMGRDPRSNVSCASAGLAKSNGTREMGRKVTLGPAAGRTSPEPSSVTQCTDTEEKACGAPSDPTAPEAQAEALREGQGRAVARQSQEKDGVISHSVV